From Psychrobium sp. MM17-31, the proteins below share one genomic window:
- the clpP gene encoding ATP-dependent Clp endopeptidase proteolytic subunit ClpP — MDALVPMVVEQTPKGERSFDIYSRLLKERVIFLVGPVEDNMANLIVAQLLFLEAENPDKEIFLYINSPGGSVTAGMSIYDTMQFIKPKVSTVCIGQAASMGAFLLAGGEKGMRHCLPNSRVMIHQPLGGFQGQASDIQIHAQEILGIKNKLNTLLAEHTGQPLEVLEKDTDRDNFMSSQEALDYGLIDSILTKR, encoded by the coding sequence ATGGACGCTTTAGTACCTATGGTTGTAGAGCAAACTCCGAAAGGGGAGCGTTCTTTTGATATTTATTCAAGACTGTTGAAAGAGCGCGTTATCTTTTTAGTCGGTCCTGTTGAAGACAATATGGCAAACCTAATCGTTGCTCAGTTATTGTTCCTTGAAGCAGAAAACCCAGATAAAGAAATTTTCTTATACATCAACTCACCAGGTGGTAGTGTGACCGCAGGGATGTCGATCTATGACACAATGCAATTTATTAAACCTAAAGTAAGTACTGTGTGTATTGGTCAAGCGGCAAGTATGGGCGCGTTTTTATTGGCGGGCGGCGAAAAAGGCATGCGTCATTGTTTACCTAACTCTCGTGTGATGATTCACCAACCGCTTGGTGGCTTCCAAGGTCAAGCCTCTGATATTCAAATTCACGCACAAGAAATTTTGGGCATTAAAAACAAATTAAACACGCTATTAGCTGAGCATACTGGTCAGCCATTAGAAGTACTTGAGAAAGATACTGACCGCGATAACTTTATGAGCAGTC
- the tig gene encoding trigger factor: MQVSLETTQGLERRLTITVEAATVDSEVKKRLQQLSKTQRIDGFRPGKVPVTVIQKRYGAAVRQEVAGELMQRHYFEAVVAEKVNPAGMPQLAVVKNDAGSDLEFTATFEVYPEIEVANLDKIKVEKPVVEVTDKDLDEMLVTLQKQHATYKEVKRKSKKSDRVTIDFTGSIDGEEFEGGKAEDFVLNLSEERMIPGFEKQIVTHKAGEEFDITVTFPEDYHAENLKGKEAVFAINLKKVEDQVLPELTDEFAEKFGVTEGGIETLKADVRKNMERELNQNVKNNVKQQVIDGLIDVNEIEIPASLAQGEIQVLREQAMQRFGGQIDPKNAPQLPDELFEEQAKRRVKVGLLLGEVIKVNKLEADENRVKEMIETMASAYEDPSEVIEHYAKDEKLSQNMKDLALEDQAIDFILEQAKVKEVKKKFNDMIQQQA, translated from the coding sequence ATGCAAGTTTCTCTTGAAACGACTCAAGGCCTAGAGCGCCGCCTAACAATTACAGTTGAAGCCGCTACTGTTGATTCTGAAGTTAAAAAACGTCTTCAACAATTATCTAAAACTCAGCGCATCGACGGTTTCCGTCCAGGTAAAGTACCTGTAACTGTTATTCAAAAGCGTTACGGCGCAGCTGTTCGCCAAGAAGTTGCTGGTGAGTTAATGCAACGTCATTACTTCGAAGCAGTTGTAGCTGAGAAAGTAAACCCTGCAGGTATGCCTCAACTAGCAGTTGTTAAGAACGACGCAGGTAGCGACCTAGAATTCACTGCAACTTTTGAAGTTTACCCAGAAATTGAAGTAGCTAACCTAGATAAAATCAAAGTTGAGAAGCCAGTTGTTGAAGTAACTGACAAAGATCTAGACGAAATGCTAGTAACGCTTCAGAAGCAACACGCTACTTACAAAGAAGTTAAGCGTAAGTCTAAGAAATCTGACCGCGTAACTATCGACTTCACTGGCTCTATCGACGGTGAAGAGTTCGAAGGCGGCAAAGCTGAAGACTTCGTTCTAAACTTATCTGAAGAGCGCATGATCCCAGGTTTCGAAAAGCAAATCGTTACTCACAAAGCGGGTGAAGAGTTCGACATCACTGTAACTTTCCCAGAAGATTACCACGCAGAAAACCTAAAAGGTAAAGAAGCGGTATTCGCAATCAACCTGAAGAAAGTTGAAGACCAAGTTCTACCTGAATTAACTGACGAGTTCGCAGAGAAATTCGGTGTTACTGAAGGCGGCATCGAAACACTTAAAGCTGATGTTCGTAAGAACATGGAGCGCGAGCTTAACCAAAACGTTAAAAACAACGTTAAGCAGCAAGTTATCGACGGTTTAATCGACGTTAACGAAATCGAAATCCCAGCTTCTCTAGCTCAAGGTGAAATCCAAGTATTACGCGAGCAAGCTATGCAACGTTTCGGTGGTCAAATCGATCCTAAGAATGCTCCACAGCTACCTGACGAGTTATTCGAAGAGCAAGCTAAACGTCGCGTTAAAGTTGGCCTATTACTAGGTGAAGTAATCAAGGTAAACAAACTTGAAGCTGACGAAAACCGCGTTAAAGAAATGATCGAAACTATGGCTTCTGCTTACGAAGATCCAAGTGAAGTTATCGAGCATTACGCTAAAGATGAAAAACTTAGCCAAAACATGAAAGACCTTGCACTAGAAGATCAAGCAATTGACTTCATCTTAGAGCAAGCTAAAGTGAAAGAAGTTAAGAAAAAATTCAACGACATGATTCAGCAACAAGCTTAA
- a CDS encoding DUF3334 family protein — protein MVDKKSNNVSTDDILLKLCNSVSGVLTKASHSQIHHAAMVQKIKKTSLKPDIGCFVIFDGGFSGLVIINFTAEAALEIYRGYLLNMGMPESELATSHTADEVANVMGELMNQILGKFISTISQDLQTSITQSQPKMLTVNKQLVISIEANLDEPVSRRVSFKTAQGNVFYLELSIDDTQFIQLKEFESVETVDPDELLEQHQTSAPTPAPVATEEAAGNDDLLDELGI, from the coding sequence ATGGTCGATAAAAAAAGTAACAATGTCAGCACCGACGATATCCTCTTAAAGTTATGTAATTCCGTATCAGGCGTTCTCACTAAAGCGTCGCACAGTCAAATTCATCATGCTGCCATGGTTCAAAAAATCAAAAAGACCAGCTTAAAGCCAGATATTGGCTGTTTCGTTATCTTTGACGGTGGTTTTTCAGGTTTAGTTATTATTAACTTTACCGCCGAAGCAGCGTTGGAAATTTATCGCGGCTACTTGCTCAATATGGGCATGCCAGAAAGTGAACTTGCAACAAGTCACACCGCCGATGAAGTAGCCAATGTGATGGGCGAGCTCATGAATCAGATTTTAGGTAAATTCATCTCAACCATTAGCCAAGATTTACAGACGTCTATTACTCAAAGTCAGCCTAAAATGTTGACGGTAAATAAACAATTAGTGATCTCAATTGAAGCTAACTTAGACGAACCGGTATCGCGCCGCGTTTCGTTTAAAACAGCGCAAGGCAATGTGTTCTATTTAGAGCTTTCGATCGATGACACCCAATTCATTCAACTCAAAGAATTTGAAAGCGTGGAAACGGTTGACCCAGATGAACTTTTAGAGCAACACCAGACTTCGGCGCCAACACCTGCTCCTGTAGCAACTGAAGAAGCCGCCGGAAATGACGATTTGTTAGATGAACTCGGTATCTAA
- a CDS encoding GGDEF domain-containing protein has protein sequence MNNEIFESIIEITRQKDTDSLEYSLAATLAELIDINEINLLNVPYKGEVSYLSSELRLTVQLEGGKKRYKWDNQLTNVDINSELETVIAHHQPLSHKISDDYEFYFPIVINDELNSILKITSQNDVMQHSDLINGFVRIYQNYQVILTENERDKLTGLLNRKTFENKLNRLLKPRDETSTSSLLSNCWLVMIDIDHFKSVNDNYGHVCGDEILLHLSQLMKDYFINNSLLFRFGGEEFVIVLEYMPMEVAIATLEHFRNLVSEFNFPFVGNVTISMGFSQFCVDDFPPSILDQADKALYYAKEHGRNCLYNYEQLIVEGKLNAPQEAGSVELF, from the coding sequence ATGAATAATGAAATTTTCGAATCAATCATCGAAATCACCCGCCAGAAAGATACAGACTCACTGGAGTACTCACTGGCGGCGACTCTCGCAGAATTAATTGACATCAATGAAATAAATTTATTGAACGTCCCTTACAAAGGTGAAGTTTCTTATCTCTCATCTGAATTGCGTTTAACAGTTCAACTTGAAGGCGGTAAAAAACGTTATAAATGGGACAACCAACTCACCAATGTCGACATTAACAGCGAACTTGAAACCGTTATTGCTCATCACCAACCATTAAGCCATAAGATTTCTGATGACTATGAGTTTTACTTCCCTATTGTTATCAATGACGAGCTAAATTCAATTCTAAAAATTACTAGTCAAAATGATGTAATGCAGCACAGTGATTTGATTAATGGGTTTGTGCGAATTTATCAAAATTATCAAGTCATTCTCACTGAAAATGAACGAGATAAACTGACAGGGCTACTTAACCGCAAGACCTTCGAAAACAAGCTTAATCGACTGCTAAAGCCACGTGATGAAACTTCAACATCAAGTTTATTGTCCAATTGCTGGTTGGTAATGATTGATATTGATCACTTCAAGTCAGTCAATGACAACTATGGTCATGTTTGCGGTGACGAGATCCTGCTTCACCTGTCTCAGTTAATGAAGGATTACTTTATTAACAACAGTTTACTATTCAGGTTTGGCGGCGAGGAATTTGTAATAGTCTTGGAATACATGCCAATGGAAGTAGCAATTGCCACTCTTGAGCATTTTAGAAACCTAGTCTCTGAATTCAATTTCCCATTTGTCGGCAATGTCACCATCAGTATGGGCTTCTCACAATTTTGCGTCGACGACTTTCCACCGAGTATTTTAGACCAAGCCGATAAAGCCCTTTATTACGCGAAAGAACACGGCCGAAACTGTCTTTATAATTACGAGCAGTTGATTGTAGAAGGCAAGTTAAACGCACCACAAGAAGCTGGCTCAGTAGAGTTGTTTTAA
- the folD gene encoding bifunctional methylenetetrahydrofolate dehydrogenase/methenyltetrahydrofolate cyclohydrolase FolD, protein MSARIIDGKAVSQKVRNDVAIEVARMKEEGQRIPGLAVILVGLDPASQVYVSNKRKACDQVGFKSRSFDLPDTTQQEELLTLIDELNQDKEIDGILVQLPLPAHIDSELVLERITPHKDVDGFHPYNIGRLAQRNPALRPCTPKGIMTLIESTGVKTHGLDATIVGASNIVGRPMTLELLLAGCTTTTCHRFTKDLEQKVRGADLLIVAVGKAGFIPGEWIKPGAIVIDVGINRLDDGRLVGDVEFDTAKNNAAFITPVPGGVGPMTVANLIENTLIAAKDYHS, encoded by the coding sequence ATGAGCGCGCGAATAATTGATGGTAAAGCTGTTTCACAAAAAGTTAGAAATGATGTAGCGATTGAAGTTGCACGCATGAAAGAAGAAGGCCAAAGGATCCCTGGCTTAGCGGTAATCTTAGTTGGACTTGATCCTGCTTCTCAAGTTTATGTATCAAATAAGCGTAAAGCCTGTGATCAGGTAGGATTCAAATCACGTTCATTTGATTTACCTGATACCACACAGCAAGAAGAGCTATTAACGCTTATTGATGAGCTTAACCAAGATAAAGAAATCGATGGTATTTTAGTGCAGCTGCCACTACCCGCACATATCGATTCAGAGTTAGTACTAGAGCGTATTACTCCGCATAAAGATGTTGATGGCTTCCATCCATATAACATTGGCCGCCTAGCACAGCGTAATCCAGCCCTGCGTCCTTGTACACCTAAAGGTATTATGACGCTAATTGAGTCTACTGGAGTTAAGACGCACGGATTAGACGCAACGATTGTTGGCGCATCAAATATCGTTGGCCGCCCAATGACACTAGAGTTGCTACTTGCCGGCTGTACTACAACAACCTGTCATAGATTTACTAAAGATTTAGAGCAAAAGGTACGTGGCGCAGATTTATTGATCGTTGCCGTAGGTAAAGCGGGCTTCATTCCTGGCGAATGGATCAAGCCAGGTGCTATCGTTATTGATGTTGGGATTAATCGCCTAGATGACGGCCGTTTAGTTGGTGATGTAGAGTTTGATACCGCAAAAAATAACGCGGCCTTTATAACACCAGTACCCGGTGGTGTTGGTCCAATGACGGTAGCCAACCTAATTGAAAATACACTGATTGCTGCCAAAGATTACCACAGTTAA
- the nqrM gene encoding (Na+)-NQR maturation NqrM, whose translation MAIFLYTFAAFLIVIVAMAIGYIVQKKAISGSCGGLGAIGVEKACDCDNPCDKRKKRMEQEQIKISLIE comes from the coding sequence ATGGCAATATTTTTATATACCTTTGCAGCATTTTTAATTGTGATAGTAGCGATGGCTATTGGCTACATCGTGCAAAAGAAAGCGATTTCAGGGAGTTGTGGTGGCCTAGGTGCCATTGGTGTCGAGAAGGCCTGTGATTGTGATAACCCTTGTGACAAACGCAAGAAGCGTATGGAACAAGAGCAAATTAAAATCAGTCTTATTGAATAA
- a CDS encoding FAD:protein FMN transferase, producing the protein MAIKYVKWLALCALAIFLSGCFDTTPTQTKIKLSGRTMGVDYHITYIDVAKNSEEIAKARQSAIDKLLKTVNEQMSTYDKTSELSRFNQSRSLEPFEVSPDTAKVVSESIRLAQLSEGKLDVTVGPLVNLWGFGPNMRVEKLPSSDELETAMNQVGIGKLTVDGNYLIKAIPELYVDLSTTAKGFGVDVVANYLDGEGVANYLVEIGGEARIKGRANEQRDWVIAIEKPVSSHRAIQEYISPRNNGLATAGDYRQYFEENGRRFSHIIDPDTGMPIDHKLVSVSVIHPSCMTADGLSTAIMLMGPEKGLEFARAQNLAAYLVTKTDSGFDTVYTDAFEQYLVKPVN; encoded by the coding sequence ATGGCTATTAAGTATGTTAAATGGCTGGCGCTTTGTGCGCTGGCCATTTTTTTATCTGGTTGTTTTGATACAACGCCAACGCAAACAAAAATCAAGCTTAGTGGTCGCACTATGGGCGTGGACTATCATATCACCTATATCGACGTAGCTAAAAATAGCGAAGAAATCGCAAAAGCACGTCAGAGTGCTATTGATAAGCTGCTTAAAACCGTTAATGAGCAGATGTCTACGTATGACAAGACTTCTGAGCTATCGCGCTTTAATCAATCACGCTCACTAGAGCCATTTGAAGTGTCGCCTGATACAGCGAAAGTAGTTAGTGAGTCGATTCGTTTGGCACAGCTGTCAGAAGGAAAGCTCGATGTAACTGTCGGCCCTCTGGTTAATTTGTGGGGCTTTGGTCCTAATATGCGGGTTGAGAAACTGCCAAGTAGCGATGAGCTAGAAACAGCGATGAACCAAGTTGGCATCGGTAAACTTACCGTCGATGGTAACTACTTGATTAAGGCAATTCCTGAGCTTTACGTCGATTTATCAACAACGGCAAAGGGCTTTGGCGTTGACGTTGTTGCCAATTACTTAGACGGTGAAGGCGTAGCCAACTACCTTGTTGAAATCGGTGGTGAAGCGCGTATTAAAGGCCGTGCTAACGAACAACGTGATTGGGTCATTGCTATCGAAAAGCCGGTATCGTCACATCGTGCAATTCAAGAGTATATCTCGCCGCGCAATAATGGATTGGCAACGGCTGGTGATTATCGTCAGTACTTTGAAGAAAACGGTCGCCGTTTCTCTCATATTATTGACCCTGATACCGGAATGCCTATCGACCACAAGTTAGTATCGGTCAGTGTGATTCATCCGTCGTGTATGACGGCAGATGGATTGTCGACGGCAATTATGTTGATGGGACCTGAGAAGGGCTTAGAGTTTGCGCGAGCTCAAAACTTGGCCGCTTATTTAGTGACTAAGACAGACAGTGGTTTTGATACCGTGTATACTGACGCCTTTGAGCAATACCTCGTAAAACCCGTAAACTAG
- the nqrF gene encoding NADH:ubiquinone reductase (Na(+)-transporting) subunit F: protein MQEIILGVTMFTAIVLVLVLIILMAKSKLVSSGDVTIAINGDPEKGVVTKPGDKLLGALAAKGIFIPSACGGGGTCGQCKVHVHSGGGELLPTEESHITKKQAREGERLACQVAVKQDMEIEVEDEIFGVQQWQCEVISNDNKATFIKELKLGIPDGESVPFRAGGYIQIEAPAHHIKYSDFDIPEEYRGDWERFGFFDIESKVDTDTLRAYSMANYPEEEGIIMLNVRIATPPPNNLSLPAGKMSSFIWSLKAGDKVTISGPFGEFFAKETDNEMVFIGGGAGMAPMRSHIFDQLKRLKSKRKMSFWYGARSLREMFYEDDYNGLAAENDNFEWHVALSDPQPEDNWDGLTGFIHNVLYENYLKDHEAPEDCEYYMCGPPMMNAAVIGMLKDLGVEDENILLDDFGG from the coding sequence ATGCAAGAAATTATTCTTGGCGTAACAATGTTCACTGCGATTGTATTGGTTTTGGTTTTAATCATTTTAATGGCTAAATCTAAACTAGTTTCATCGGGTGACGTTACCATAGCAATCAACGGCGATCCTGAAAAAGGCGTCGTTACTAAGCCTGGCGATAAGCTACTTGGCGCACTAGCTGCAAAAGGAATCTTCATTCCTTCAGCCTGTGGCGGTGGTGGTACTTGTGGTCAATGTAAAGTACACGTTCATTCTGGCGGTGGTGAATTACTACCAACAGAAGAAAGCCATATTACTAAGAAGCAAGCCCGTGAAGGTGAGCGTCTAGCCTGTCAAGTTGCTGTTAAGCAAGACATGGAAATTGAAGTTGAAGACGAGATCTTCGGTGTTCAGCAGTGGCAATGTGAAGTTATCTCTAACGATAACAAAGCGACGTTCATCAAAGAACTTAAGCTTGGCATCCCTGACGGTGAGTCTGTACCTTTCCGTGCCGGCGGTTACATTCAAATTGAAGCGCCTGCTCACCACATTAAATACAGCGATTTCGATATTCCAGAAGAATATCGCGGTGACTGGGAGCGTTTCGGCTTCTTCGACATCGAGTCTAAAGTTGATACAGATACATTGCGTGCATACTCAATGGCGAACTATCCTGAAGAGGAAGGCATTATCATGCTTAACGTTCGTATCGCGACGCCGCCGCCAAACAACCTGTCACTACCTGCAGGTAAAATGTCTTCATTCATTTGGAGCTTGAAAGCAGGTGATAAGGTAACTATCTCTGGCCCATTTGGTGAGTTCTTCGCTAAAGAAACTGATAATGAGATGGTATTTATCGGTGGTGGTGCTGGTATGGCGCCAATGCGTTCACATATCTTCGATCAGCTTAAGCGTCTTAAGTCTAAGCGTAAGATGTCTTTCTGGTACGGTGCACGTTCATTGCGTGAAATGTTCTATGAAGATGATTACAACGGTCTTGCGGCTGAAAATGACAACTTTGAGTGGCATGTTGCACTGTCTGATCCACAACCAGAAGATAACTGGGACGGTTTAACAGGCTTCATCCATAACGTGCTTTACGAGAACTACTTGAAAGATCACGAAGCGCCAGAAGATTGTGAATACTACATGTGTGGTCCACCGATGATGAATGCTGCTGTAATCGGCATGCTAAAAGATCTAGGTGTTGAAGATGAAAACATCCTACTTGATGACTTCGGTGGTTAA
- the nqrE gene encoding NADH:ubiquinone reductase (Na(+)-transporting) subunit E: MEHYLSLFVKVVFVENMALSFFLGMCTFLAVSKKVSTAIGLGVAVIFVLAIAVPVNQIIYHAILAPNALGEGIDLSFLSYITYIGVIAALVQIVEMVLDKYMPALYNALGVFLPLITVNCAIFGGVAFMVQRNYNLAESVVFGVGSGVGWTLAIVLLAAVREKLKYSDIPDGLKGLGITFITSGLMALGFQSFGGISL; encoded by the coding sequence ATGGAACATTATTTAAGTCTATTCGTTAAAGTCGTTTTCGTAGAAAACATGGCTTTAAGCTTTTTCCTAGGTATGTGTACCTTCCTAGCTGTATCTAAGAAAGTTAGTACAGCGATTGGTCTTGGTGTTGCGGTTATCTTCGTACTAGCGATTGCGGTACCTGTTAACCAAATCATCTACCATGCGATCTTAGCGCCAAACGCGTTAGGTGAAGGTATCGACTTAAGCTTCTTAAGCTACATCACTTACATCGGTGTTATTGCGGCACTGGTACAGATTGTTGAAATGGTACTTGATAAGTACATGCCAGCGCTATACAACGCGTTAGGTGTATTCTTACCACTTATCACGGTTAACTGTGCAATCTTCGGTGGTGTTGCCTTTATGGTTCAACGTAACTACAACCTTGCTGAATCTGTAGTATTCGGTGTTGGTAGTGGTGTTGGTTGGACATTGGCAATTGTCTTATTAGCAGCGGTTCGCGAAAAGCTGAAATACTCAGACATTCCTGATGGCCTGAAAGGTTTAGGTATTACCTTTATCACTTCTGGTCTGATGGCACTGGGCTTCCAGTCGTTCGGCGGTATCTCGTTATAA
- a CDS encoding NADH:ubiquinone reductase (Na(+)-transporting) subunit D has protein sequence MADSQAMKKALWGPVLDNNPIGLQVLGICSALAVTGSMQKALIMTIAVTLVCAFSNLFISMIRNQIPNAVRIIVQMAVIASLVIVVDQVLKAFAYEMSKELSVYIALIITNCIVMGRAEAYAMKEPPFMSFLDGIGNGIGYGAMLMAVAFFRELFSKGTLFDIEILPLVQNGGWYQGNGLLILPFSSFFVIGLIIWAIRQYKPEQVEKD, from the coding sequence ATGGCTGATTCTCAAGCAATGAAAAAAGCCCTGTGGGGTCCAGTTCTAGACAATAACCCAATCGGCCTTCAGGTTCTGGGTATTTGTTCGGCACTGGCTGTAACAGGCTCGATGCAAAAAGCATTAATCATGACCATTGCGGTAACCTTGGTTTGTGCTTTCTCAAACTTATTCATCTCGATGATCCGTAACCAGATCCCTAACGCCGTACGTATTATCGTGCAAATGGCTGTTATCGCATCTTTGGTTATCGTGGTAGACCAAGTACTTAAGGCATTCGCTTATGAAATGTCTAAAGAGCTATCGGTATATATCGCACTGATCATTACTAACTGTATCGTTATGGGCCGTGCTGAAGCCTATGCGATGAAAGAGCCACCATTCATGAGCTTCTTAGACGGTATCGGTAACGGTATTGGTTACGGCGCTATGTTAATGGCTGTTGCATTCTTCCGTGAACTATTTAGTAAGGGCACGTTATTTGATATCGAAATTCTACCGCTTGTTCAAAACGGTGGTTGGTATCAAGGTAATGGCCTATTGATTCTACCATTTAGTTCATTCTTCGTAATTGGTTTGATTATCTGGGCAATTCGCCAGTACAAGCCAGAGCAAGTTGAGAAGGACTAG
- a CDS encoding Na(+)-translocating NADH-quinone reductase subunit C gives MGNKDSFGRTLIFVLAVCLACSVIVAGAAVGLKPLQTKNKLLYKQTKILEASGLLAQAGSDIPATYNKFVEAKLIDLATGEFVEGDAEAYDQRLAALDSSKSIKPNNDVAKINRRANQTVVYLVKGESGNTETVVLEMRGSGLWSMMYAFVGLSTDLNTVKSVIYYDQGETPGLGGEIENPVWKAKWVGKKLFNDNGEIAIKVVKGGAKAGDIHGVDGLSGATLTANGVENTFTFWLGEEGFGPFINKYRNGGL, from the coding sequence ATGGGTAATAAAGACTCATTTGGCAGAACGCTAATTTTCGTATTAGCCGTTTGTCTGGCTTGTTCGGTAATCGTTGCTGGTGCAGCGGTTGGTTTAAAACCGTTACAAACCAAAAATAAATTGCTTTACAAGCAAACTAAAATCTTAGAAGCATCTGGTCTACTTGCGCAAGCAGGCAGTGATATTCCTGCAACTTACAACAAGTTCGTAGAAGCTAAATTAATCGATTTAGCCACTGGTGAGTTTGTTGAAGGTGACGCTGAAGCTTACGATCAACGTTTAGCGGCGTTAGATTCAAGCAAGAGTATCAAACCAAACAACGACGTTGCTAAAATCAACCGTCGCGCTAACCAAACTGTGGTTTATCTAGTGAAAGGCGAATCAGGTAACACTGAGACTGTTGTTCTAGAAATGCGCGGTAGTGGTTTATGGTCAATGATGTACGCTTTCGTTGGTTTATCTACTGATTTAAACACTGTTAAGTCTGTAATTTACTACGACCAAGGTGAAACTCCGGGTCTAGGTGGCGAAATTGAAAACCCAGTTTGGAAAGCAAAATGGGTTGGCAAGAAGCTGTTTAATGACAACGGTGAAATCGCTATTAAAGTGGTTAAAGGCGGCGCTAAAGCCGGCGATATCCACGGTGTAGACGGTCTGTCTGGCGCAACGTTGACAGCGAATGGCGTAGAAAACACCTTTACTTTCTGGCTTGGTGAAGAAGGCTTTGGCCCATTCATCAACAAGTACCGTAACGGAGGCTTATAA
- a CDS encoding NADH:ubiquinone reductase (Na(+)-transporting) subunit B: MGLKNYLESIEPHFEKGGKHEKWYALYEAAATIFYTPGFVNKGKTHVRDGVELKRIMIMVWMATFPAMFWGMYNIGLQANDAVIAGMAMGDAWQQQLFTALGGELGANAGVGTLMFYGACFFLPIYATAFIVGGFWEVLFAMVRGHEINEGFFVTSILFALILPATIPLWQVAIGISFGVVVAKEVFGGTGKNFLNPALAGRAFLFFAYAPDISGDTVWTAIDGFSGATALSVVANEGMTALQGTMTWMDAFLGKMQGSVGEVSTLAILIGGAFIVYQRIASWRIILGVFFGMVATSLLFNAIGSETNGMFAMDWKWHLVTGGFAFGMIFMATDPVSASFTNTGRWAFGALIGIMVVLIRVVNPAFPEGMMLAILFANLFAPLFDYFVVQSNIKRRAARHG, encoded by the coding sequence ATGGGCTTAAAAAATTATCTCGAGAGTATCGAGCCGCACTTTGAAAAAGGCGGTAAACACGAGAAGTGGTACGCGCTTTACGAAGCTGCTGCGACTATCTTCTATACCCCAGGTTTTGTAAACAAGGGTAAAACTCACGTACGTGACGGTGTTGAATTAAAACGTATCATGATCATGGTGTGGATGGCGACATTCCCAGCAATGTTCTGGGGTATGTACAACATCGGTTTACAAGCGAACGACGCTGTTATTGCTGGTATGGCAATGGGCGACGCGTGGCAACAACAGTTATTTACTGCTCTAGGCGGTGAGTTAGGTGCCAATGCCGGCGTTGGAACCTTAATGTTCTACGGCGCTTGTTTCTTCCTGCCTATTTATGCCACTGCCTTTATCGTTGGTGGTTTCTGGGAAGTGTTATTTGCCATGGTACGCGGCCATGAAATCAACGAAGGTTTCTTCGTAACTTCGATTTTATTCGCGCTTATCCTGCCGGCAACTATTCCATTATGGCAAGTAGCTATCGGTATTTCATTTGGCGTTGTAGTTGCTAAAGAAGTATTCGGTGGTACTGGTAAGAACTTCCTAAACCCAGCATTAGCGGGTCGTGCTTTCCTATTCTTCGCATACGCACCTGATATCTCTGGTGACACTGTGTGGACTGCAATCGACGGTTTCTCTGGCGCAACTGCACTAAGCGTTGTTGCTAACGAAGGCATGACTGCACTACAAGGTACTATGACTTGGATGGATGCTTTCCTAGGTAAGATGCAAGGTTCAGTAGGTGAAGTTTCTACACTAGCTATCTTAATCGGTGGTGCATTTATTGTTTACCAACGTATTGCTTCATGGCGCATTATCTTAGGTGTGTTCTTCGGTATGGTTGCAACTAGTTTGTTATTCAATGCTATCGGCAGCGAAACAAACGGCATGTTTGCAATGGACTGGAAATGGCACCTAGTAACAGGTGGTTTTGCCTTCGGTATGATCTTCATGGCAACTGATCCTGTTTCTGCATCATTCACTAATACTGGTCGTTGGGCGTTTGGCGCACTTATCGGTATTATGGTTGTGCTTATCCGTGTAGTTAACCCTGCATTCCCAGAAGGTATGATGTTAGCTATCTTATTTGCAAACTTATTTGCACCTTTATTCGACTACTTCGTAGTTCAGTCGAATATCAAGCGGAGGGCTGCTCGTCATGGGTAA